Proteins encoded together in one Methanobacterium bryantii window:
- a CDS encoding symporter small accessory protein produces MVLGIDDPWVWSAYILTILSMLLCVIYGALNWNKGDEDEETQVKEEMEWHKKEKEMEEKELGIWDEEG; encoded by the coding sequence GTGGTTCTAGGAATAGATGATCCATGGGTTTGGAGTGCTTATATTTTAACTATATTAAGTATGCTTTTATGCGTGATTTATGGGGCCTTAAATTGGAATAAAGGCGATGAAGACGAAGAAACACAAGTTAAAGAAGAAATGGAATGGCATAAAAAAGAAAAAGAGATGGAAGAAAAAGAATTAGGGATATGGGATGAAGAAGGATAG
- a CDS encoding sodium:solute symporter family protein, translated as MDNYVLLIVIALIYILMVGYVGYIAWKRTKSADDYMVAGRETHPFIMALSYGATFISTAAIVGFGGTAGVYGMGLLWLTVLNILVGIFIAFVLFGKRTRKMGHNLNALTFPEFLSRRFDSKFIQYFSGAVIFLGMPLYASVVLIGMARFVETTIGLNYSIALIAMAIIVAIYVVFGGIRGVMYTDALQGTIMFIGMVILLGAIYWLTGGITAGNQALTNLIHQIPANATATAAATGFTGWTSMPSLGSPFWWTLISTLILGVGIGVLSQPQLVVRFMTVKSNKELNRAVLIGGIFIFIMTGTAFVVGALSNVYFFDTVGQLAMQVAGGNADKIIPVFISSAMPVWFAYLFMITLLSAAMSTLSAQFHVQGTALGRDIYETVTGTKGKSSVLVARAGITIAVIIAVILGFILPDNIIAVGTAMWFSITAAAFLSMYVFALFWKRSTKAGVISGLVIGTLLSIFWMVFEYKKSAAALGICQALTGSPVLIAANPWPTVDSIVIALPVAFVITVIVSLLTKPQPKEQLDKIFKGV; from the coding sequence ATGGATAACTACGTCTTACTTATTGTTATAGCTTTAATATATATTTTAATGGTGGGTTACGTAGGCTACATAGCCTGGAAAAGGACTAAAAGCGCCGACGACTATATGGTCGCCGGAAGAGAAACCCATCCATTTATCATGGCCCTCAGTTATGGGGCCACATTTATCAGTACTGCCGCCATCGTAGGTTTTGGTGGAACAGCAGGAGTGTATGGAATGGGCCTTTTATGGCTCACAGTGTTGAACATTCTTGTCGGTATTTTTATAGCATTTGTCCTGTTTGGGAAACGAACAAGGAAAATGGGGCATAATTTAAACGCGCTTACTTTCCCTGAATTTCTTTCGCGTCGTTTTGACAGTAAATTTATTCAATATTTCAGTGGTGCAGTAATATTTTTAGGAATGCCATTATATGCATCTGTAGTTTTAATTGGTATGGCAAGATTTGTAGAAACAACAATAGGTCTTAATTATTCAATAGCATTAATTGCAATGGCCATTATAGTCGCAATTTATGTTGTCTTTGGTGGAATAAGGGGGGTTATGTACACCGATGCCCTGCAGGGAACTATAATGTTTATAGGAATGGTTATATTATTAGGTGCTATTTACTGGTTAACTGGAGGTATTACCGCAGGTAACCAAGCTTTAACCAATCTAATTCATCAAATCCCAGCTAATGCGACAGCTACGGCAGCAGCTACTGGTTTTACCGGATGGACATCTATGCCCTCGCTTGGAAGTCCATTTTGGTGGACATTAATAAGTACACTTATTTTAGGAGTAGGTATTGGTGTTTTATCACAACCACAGCTCGTAGTAAGGTTCATGACAGTTAAATCCAACAAAGAACTCAACAGAGCAGTTCTAATTGGAGGAATATTCATATTCATCATGACCGGTACCGCGTTCGTTGTAGGAGCATTATCCAACGTTTACTTCTTTGATACTGTTGGACAGCTGGCAATGCAAGTTGCGGGAGGTAATGCAGACAAAATAATCCCAGTATTTATCAGTTCAGCTATGCCGGTCTGGTTTGCCTACTTATTCATGATAACACTGCTTTCTGCAGCTATGTCTACCCTAAGTGCACAATTCCACGTGCAGGGAACTGCTTTAGGCCGAGATATATACGAAACAGTGACTGGAACTAAAGGTAAATCCTCAGTGTTAGTTGCAAGGGCAGGAATTACCATCGCAGTTATAATAGCAGTTATTCTAGGCTTTATTTTACCAGATAACATAATAGCTGTTGGAACTGCCATGTGGTTCAGTATAACTGCGGCAGCATTCCTTTCAATGTACGTGTTTGCATTGTTCTGGAAACGTTCAACCAAAGCAGGTGTAATCTCTGGTTTAGTTATTGGAACATTATTAAGCATATTCTGGATGGTATTTGAATATAAAAAGTCAGCAGCAGCACTTGGTATATGTCAGGCACTTACAGGTAGCCCTGTTCTTATAGCTGCAAATCCATGGCCTACAGTTGATTCAATAGTGATAGCACTGCCTGTTGCATTTGTAATAACAGTTATAGTAAGTTTACTTACAAAACCACAGCCAAAAGAACAGTTAGATAAAATATTTAAGGGAGTTTAA
- a CDS encoding ERF family protein: MEIKNIAAALLEVQRKIKNPSNTATNPFFRSKYAPLPDILNCVRPLLTENGILLIQNTGSNEAGDVYVQTKLIHTSGEIIETDKLFLKPDKNTAQGSGSAITYGRRYQLTALLGISSEDDDDGNIASKARPKDGSNPSQDDAEAVKWIDEIKEMLIAKNFNVNENAIISKAKQLYDGQQVKQIEDQLKRN; the protein is encoded by the coding sequence ATGGAAATTAAAAATATAGCAGCAGCACTACTTGAAGTCCAAAGAAAAATTAAGAATCCATCAAACACAGCTACAAATCCATTTTTCAGGAGTAAATACGCGCCATTGCCGGATATTTTAAACTGTGTACGTCCTCTTTTAACTGAAAATGGAATATTGTTAATTCAGAATACTGGAAGTAATGAAGCTGGAGATGTATATGTTCAAACTAAACTCATTCACACATCAGGGGAGATAATTGAAACTGATAAATTATTCTTGAAACCTGATAAGAATACAGCTCAGGGAAGTGGGAGTGCAATTACATATGGTAGACGATATCAGCTTACAGCACTTTTAGGAATAAGTTCTGAAGATGATGATGATGGAAATATAGCTTCAAAAGCACGTCCAAAGGATGGATCAAACCCTTCCCAAGATGATGCTGAAGCAGTAAAATGGATAGATGAAATTAAAGAGATGTTAATTGCAAAGAATTTTAACGTGAATGAAAATGCAATTATAAGCAAAGCTAAGCAGCTTTATGATGGCCAACAGGTTAAACAGATTGAAGATCAACTCAAGAGAAACTAA
- the nucS gene encoding endonuclease NucS yields the protein MVKFKVEENPSIEKTNELLKDGLKNKAIIIITACCRVFYEGRAKSNLELGDRVIIIKPDGSFLIHKSEKRNPVNWQPPGCTVKFKVKDDLMLIRSIRKNPKEILDVEISKTYMATYFVAKDYEELDLIGSEEDMANLIFYENPEVIEEGFKPIAKEKSISNGVIDILGKDKNGNIMVLELKRVRGSLGAVSQLKRYVDNLKEENEGLRGMLVAPSITDSAMKLLKEYGLEFKELHPPKKLKKEDIIKLDFFD from the coding sequence ATGGTGAAATTCAAAGTAGAAGAAAATCCAAGTATTGAGAAAACAAATGAACTTCTAAAGGATGGGCTCAAAAATAAAGCCATAATAATAATCACAGCCTGCTGCAGGGTTTTCTATGAAGGTAGAGCTAAAAGTAATCTTGAACTGGGCGATAGGGTAATTATAATAAAACCAGATGGATCCTTTTTAATTCACAAAAGTGAAAAAAGAAACCCTGTAAACTGGCAGCCTCCGGGGTGTACTGTTAAATTTAAGGTTAAAGATGATTTAATGCTTATAAGAAGTATCCGGAAAAATCCAAAGGAAATTCTGGATGTTGAAATCTCAAAAACTTACATGGCGACATATTTTGTTGCTAAAGACTATGAAGAACTGGACTTAATTGGAAGCGAGGAAGACATGGCCAACCTAATTTTCTATGAAAACCCTGAAGTCATTGAAGAAGGATTCAAACCAATTGCAAAGGAAAAATCCATCTCAAATGGAGTAATTGATATTCTTGGAAAAGATAAAAATGGAAACATAATGGTTTTAGAACTTAAAAGAGTTAGAGGGAGTTTGGGCGCGGTAAGTCAGCTTAAACGTTATGTGGATAATTTAAAGGAAGAAAATGAAGGTTTAAGGGGGATGTTAGTGGCACCTTCTATTACAGATAGTGCCATGAAACTTTTAAAAGAGTATGGGTTAGAATTTAAGGAGCTGCACCCTCCTAAAAAACTCAAGAAAGAAGATATAATAAAATTAGATTTTTTTGATTAA